One Tamlana carrageenivorans genomic region harbors:
- a CDS encoding lipocalin family protein: MKKIVLVLMTLSLMACGSSKTASPVKPKKEIKGDWTLSAISYSEEGEFNVTLLNEDNKACFEGSTWNFIPNNNTGSYAINGTDCNTGLRYFIFTIQKIDEQSGLYDFLLKPTDVKGKSMTNQGYRFNLTSMSESYMTWEQTLTVDDEPFVITWQFSKL; the protein is encoded by the coding sequence ATGAAAAAAATAGTATTAGTATTAATGACCTTAAGCCTTATGGCTTGCGGGTCTAGTAAAACAGCTTCGCCTGTAAAACCAAAAAAAGAAATTAAGGGCGACTGGACGCTTAGCGCTATATCGTATAGTGAAGAAGGTGAATTTAACGTGACGCTTTTGAATGAAGATAATAAGGCTTGCTTTGAAGGCAGTACTTGGAATTTCATACCTAATAACAATACAGGGAGCTATGCTATTAATGGCACCGATTGTAATACGGGTTTGAGATATTTTATTTTCACCATTCAAAAAATAGATGAGCAATCAGGACTTTATGATTTCCTATTAAAGCCAACCGATGTTAAAGGGAAGTCTATGACGAATCAAGGCTATCGTTTTAATTTAACTTCAATGTCTGAATCGTACATGACCTGGGAGCAAACCCTTACGGTCGATGATGAGCCATTTGTAATTACTTGGCAATTTAGTAAACTCTAA
- the metG gene encoding methionine--tRNA ligase yields the protein MNTPKRYTVTTALPYTNGPIHIGHLAGVYVPADIYVRYLRLTGNDVAFIGGSDEHGVPITIKAKNEGVTPQDIVDKYHAIIKKSFEDFGITYDNYSRTSAPIHHETASDFFKTLYDKGEFIEESTEQLYDAEANQFLADRFVVGTCPKCGNEESYGDQCEACGTSHNATDLINPKSALTGNTPTLKETKHWFLPLDKHEAFLKEWILEGHKKDWKPNVYGQVKSWIDDGLRPRAVTRDLDWGIPVPVEGGEGKVLYVWFDAPIGYISSTKEWADREGKDWKPYWKDKDTKLVHFIGKDNIVFHCIIFPAMLKAEGSYIMPDNVPANEFLNLEGNKLSTSKNWAVWLPEYLEEFPGQQDVLRYVLTANAPETKDNDFTWKDFQARNNNELVAIFGNFINRVVVLTNKYYEGIVPTPNSLEIVDEETLAAVKAYPDVISSSIERYRFREAGQELMNLARLGNKYLADAEPWKVIKVDEERTKTIMYVALQIASALATLSEPFLPFTSEKLKNILNLNEDAANWNEVKTKDVLLSAGHKIGKAELLFSKIEDETIQKQLDKLEASKKANEAANKAVEPQKATITFDDFTKLDLRVGTIIEAEKMPKAKKLLVLKVDTGIDVRTIVSGIAESFKPEDIIGKQVTVLVNLAPRALRGVESEGMILMTENAEGKLVFVNPDEAKIPNGLTVS from the coding sequence ATGAATACACCAAAAAGATACACTGTTACTACAGCTTTACCTTATACAAATGGCCCAATTCATATCGGGCATTTAGCGGGCGTTTATGTGCCTGCCGATATTTATGTGCGCTATTTACGCTTAACAGGTAACGATGTTGCTTTTATTGGGGGTAGTGATGAGCACGGTGTGCCCATTACTATTAAGGCGAAAAACGAAGGGGTTACACCTCAAGATATCGTAGATAAATACCATGCTATTATTAAAAAGTCTTTTGAAGATTTTGGGATTACCTACGATAATTATTCGCGTACTTCGGCTCCAATTCATCACGAAACGGCTTCCGATTTTTTTAAAACTTTGTATGATAAGGGTGAATTTATTGAAGAGTCTACCGAACAATTATACGACGCTGAAGCCAATCAGTTTTTAGCCGATCGTTTTGTGGTTGGAACTTGTCCGAAATGTGGCAATGAAGAAAGTTATGGCGACCAATGTGAAGCTTGTGGTACCAGCCATAATGCTACCGATTTAATTAATCCGAAGTCAGCCTTAACAGGAAACACACCTACGCTAAAAGAAACGAAGCACTGGTTTTTACCCTTAGATAAGCACGAAGCTTTTTTAAAAGAATGGATTTTAGAGGGGCATAAAAAAGATTGGAAACCTAATGTGTACGGCCAGGTAAAATCATGGATTGATGATGGTTTACGCCCAAGAGCCGTAACACGAGATTTAGATTGGGGTATTCCTGTACCTGTAGAAGGTGGTGAGGGCAAAGTGCTTTACGTATGGTTTGATGCACCTATCGGTTATATTTCATCAACTAAAGAATGGGCCGATCGAGAGGGCAAAGATTGGAAACCGTATTGGAAAGATAAAGACACCAAATTGGTGCATTTTATAGGTAAGGATAATATCGTATTCCACTGTATCATTTTTCCGGCGATGCTTAAAGCTGAAGGGTCTTACATCATGCCAGATAATGTGCCTGCAAACGAATTTTTAAACCTTGAAGGTAATAAGTTGTCAACGTCTAAAAACTGGGCCGTATGGTTGCCAGAATATTTAGAGGAGTTCCCTGGGCAACAAGATGTGTTGCGCTATGTATTAACAGCAAATGCACCGGAAACAAAAGACAATGATTTTACTTGGAAAGATTTTCAAGCTAGAAATAATAACGAATTGGTTGCTATTTTTGGAAACTTCATTAATCGTGTGGTGGTTTTAACTAATAAATATTATGAAGGCATTGTTCCTACACCTAACAGTTTAGAAATAGTCGATGAAGAGACTTTAGCTGCTGTAAAAGCATATCCAGACGTGATTTCTAGTTCTATAGAGCGTTACCGTTTTAGAGAGGCCGGACAGGAACTTATGAATTTAGCACGTCTAGGAAACAAATATCTAGCCGATGCCGAGCCATGGAAAGTGATTAAAGTCGATGAAGAGCGCACTAAAACCATCATGTATGTGGCGCTTCAAATTGCTTCAGCTTTAGCGACTTTAAGTGAGCCGTTTTTACCATTTACTTCCGAGAAACTAAAAAATATTTTAAATTTAAATGAGGATGCAGCAAACTGGAATGAGGTTAAAACTAAAGACGTGCTGCTTTCCGCAGGACATAAAATAGGAAAAGCCGAATTGTTATTTTCTAAAATTGAAGATGAAACCATTCAGAAACAATTGGATAAATTAGAAGCCAGTAAAAAGGCTAATGAAGCTGCTAATAAAGCTGTCGAGCCTCAAAAAGCTACGATTACCTTCGATGATTTTACCAAGCTAGATCTTCGTGTGGGGACTATTATTGAAGCTGAAAAAATGCCAAAAGCTAAAAAGTTATTGGTTTTAAAAGTTGATACAGGCATCGACGTACGTACCATAGTTTCGGGAATAGCCGAGAGTTTTAAACCTGAAGATATTATTGGTAAACAAGTCACTGTTTTAGTGAACCTAGCGCCAAGAGCATTACGCGGTGTAGAAAGTGAAGGTATGATATTAATGACCGAAAACGCCGAAGGAAAATTAGTTTTTGTTAATCCAGATGAGGCTAAAATTCCAAATGGATTAACCGTTAGTTAG
- a CDS encoding S66 peptidase family protein, whose translation MAKNLLTFSLFCAIFFFGIQNYTAQNVAVKTSQSSLKQPPYLKAGDSVAIVAPAGILKNRQAEIQKAQALLKSWGLHTVVGKHVFTQNNHFAGSDDERCEDFQNAIDDPSIKAVWCARGGYGAVRILDKLNWTNFKKHPKWIIGYSDITALHSDVHNLGYQSLHAMMCTSLQDTPESIKETISTFKNTLMGTPNSYTLKGSNYNKPGTVSGELVGGNLSILQTMLGSNSSLNTSGKILFIEEIGEYKYHIDRLLQSLKRAGYFDHCAGVIVGDMTKIKKNTTPWGSSIEQLILDVLADYDFPVTFNMPAGHDKDNRALIFGRVVNLSVEKEKSTINFEK comes from the coding sequence ATGGCAAAAAATCTTCTAACATTCAGCTTATTTTGCGCAATTTTTTTCTTCGGAATTCAAAATTATACTGCTCAAAATGTTGCTGTTAAAACATCACAAAGTAGTTTGAAACAACCACCATATCTAAAAGCAGGCGATTCTGTTGCTATTGTAGCGCCTGCGGGCATTTTAAAAAACAGACAGGCTGAAATACAAAAAGCACAAGCCCTTTTAAAAAGTTGGGGCTTACACACTGTGGTTGGAAAACATGTATTTACACAAAACAATCATTTTGCTGGCAGTGATGATGAGCGCTGTGAAGATTTCCAAAACGCCATAGACGACCCTAGTATTAAAGCCGTTTGGTGTGCTAGAGGCGGTTACGGCGCTGTACGTATTTTGGACAAATTGAACTGGACGAATTTTAAAAAACATCCGAAATGGATTATCGGTTATTCGGATATTACAGCCCTGCATAGCGATGTCCATAATTTAGGCTACCAATCACTACACGCTATGATGTGTACGAGTTTACAAGATACTCCAGAATCTATTAAAGAAACCATTTCAACCTTTAAAAACACCCTTATGGGAACGCCTAATTCCTATACTTTAAAGGGGTCGAACTACAACAAACCAGGAACAGTTTCTGGTGAATTAGTTGGTGGAAATTTAAGCATTTTACAAACCATGTTGGGTTCTAATTCTAGCCTTAATACCTCTGGAAAAATACTATTTATTGAAGAAATTGGTGAATACAAATATCATATTGATCGCTTATTACAAAGCTTAAAGCGTGCGGGATATTTTGATCATTGCGCAGGGGTTATTGTTGGCGATATGACCAAAATTAAGAAAAACACCACCCCATGGGGCAGCTCCATAGAACAACTTATTTTAGACGTTTTAGCCGATTACGACTTTCCTGTGACTTTTAATATGCCAGCTGGACATGACAAGGACAATCGGGCTTTAATTTTTGGCCGTGTTGTAAACCTTTCTGTTGAAAAAGAAAAATCTACAATAAACTTCGAAAAATAA
- a CDS encoding TerB family tellurite resistance protein, translating into MSYSKWIGGAIGWSFGGPIGAIIGVAIGSLIDSMSEGIDPFFSEKEAFDKRQRAQTRTQSGDFEVSLLILASSVIKANGKLDQRELDFVRQQFVGMYGKERANHAFKLFKNINKQQVSLRPVCLQIRQMMEHASRLQLLHFLFGIAKADGAVTQDEVDQIFKISGYLGISERDYESIKAMFYNDSNAAYKVLEIDKSASVDEIKKAYRKMAKKYHPDKVIHLGPAHQKGAEEKFRQVQAAYEQIQKERGF; encoded by the coding sequence ATGAGTTATTCAAAATGGATTGGTGGTGCTATTGGATGGTCGTTTGGCGGACCTATAGGCGCCATTATTGGTGTGGCTATAGGGAGTTTAATAGATTCAATGTCTGAGGGTATTGATCCTTTTTTTTCCGAAAAGGAAGCCTTCGATAAAAGACAAAGAGCTCAAACACGCACCCAATCGGGCGATTTTGAAGTGAGTTTACTCATTTTAGCATCCTCGGTAATCAAAGCAAACGGAAAACTAGATCAGCGTGAATTGGATTTCGTACGTCAGCAATTTGTGGGTATGTACGGAAAGGAGCGTGCTAATCATGCCTTTAAACTTTTTAAGAATATTAATAAGCAGCAAGTGTCGCTGCGTCCCGTTTGTTTGCAAATACGCCAGATGATGGAGCATGCTTCACGTTTACAACTTTTACATTTTTTATTCGGAATTGCTAAGGCCGATGGTGCTGTTACTCAAGATGAGGTCGATCAAATTTTTAAGATTTCAGGCTATTTAGGGATTTCAGAAAGAGATTATGAAAGTATTAAAGCCATGTTTTATAACGATAGCAATGCGGCTTATAAAGTTTTAGAGATCGATAAATCGGCTTCTGTCGACGAGATTAAAAAAGCTTACCGTAAAATGGCTAAAAAGTATCACCCTGATAAAGTGATTCATCTTGGACCTGCACATCAAAAAGGCGCCGAAGAAAAGTTTAGGCAAGTGCAGGCTGCTTATGAACAAATTCAAAAGGAGCGCGGGTTTTAA
- a CDS encoding BrxA/BrxB family bacilliredoxin, whose translation MYPAELVKPMREDLTQVGFEELHTAQEVETALAKEGTTLVVVNSVCGCAAANARPGAKMSLDNAKKPNHIVTVFAGVDKEAVDAARGHMVPFPPSSPSMALFKDGELVHMLERHHIEGRPAELIADNLKDAYNEHC comes from the coding sequence ATGTATCCAGCAGAATTAGTAAAACCAATGCGCGAAGATTTAACCCAAGTTGGTTTTGAAGAATTACATACAGCCCAAGAGGTTGAAACTGCTTTAGCAAAAGAAGGAACAACGTTAGTCGTTGTAAATTCGGTTTGTGGTTGTGCCGCTGCTAATGCACGCCCAGGAGCAAAAATGAGTTTAGACAATGCCAAAAAACCTAATCATATTGTAACGGTTTTTGCTGGGGTTGATAAAGAAGCTGTTGATGCTGCTCGTGGTCATATGGTACCTTTCCCTCCAAGCTCTCCTAGCATGGCTTTATTTAAAGATGGTGAATTGGTACACATGTTAGAGCGCCATCATATTGAAGGTCGTCCAGCCGAACTTATTGCAGACAATTTAAAAGATGCCTACAACGAGCATTGTTAA
- a CDS encoding lysophospholipid acyltransferase family protein yields the protein MQKIISYPLSIIYTFLFFITLVIFHGLQWFSFNVFGYSMHKKVVDALQFCLMRCANILGTRFTFTNPYKIDTNVPLIIVANHQSLHDIYPITWYMRKHHPKFISKIELGKGIPSVSYNLRHGGGALIDRKNPRQSIPALMKFGEYIENNKRAAVIFPEGTRSKDGTPKPFQTKGLEILFKKIPSALVVPITINNSWKMLKYGNFPMGLGTHITFTVHKPLKVSTFANKQDLIHSIETTITNSIEP from the coding sequence ATGCAAAAAATCATCTCATACCCCTTAAGTATTATATATACTTTTTTGTTTTTTATTACCCTAGTAATTTTTCACGGTTTACAGTGGTTTTCCTTTAATGTTTTTGGTTACAGCATGCATAAAAAAGTTGTCGATGCTTTACAATTTTGCTTAATGCGCTGCGCCAACATTTTAGGCACCCGATTTACCTTTACGAACCCTTATAAAATTGATACCAATGTGCCCTTAATTATCGTGGCTAATCATCAAAGCTTACACGATATTTATCCCATTACTTGGTATATGCGTAAACACCATCCTAAATTTATTAGTAAAATTGAATTAGGAAAAGGCATACCAAGTGTTTCATATAATTTACGTCACGGTGGTGGTGCCTTAATAGACCGTAAAAATCCTCGTCAATCTATTCCTGCCTTAATGAAGTTTGGTGAGTATATTGAAAACAATAAACGAGCTGCAGTCATTTTCCCAGAAGGCACACGTAGTAAAGATGGCACACCAAAACCATTTCAAACCAAAGGCTTAGAAATTTTATTCAAAAAAATTCCTTCGGCACTGGTAGTTCCTATCACTATAAATAACTCATGGAAAATGTTAAAATATGGAAATTTCCCTATGGGTTTAGGGACTCATATCACATTTACCGTGCATAAGCCTTTAAAAGTTAGTACCTTTGCAAATAAACAAGACCTAATACATAGTATTGAAACTACTATAACAAATAGTATCGAACCATAA
- a CDS encoding acyl-ACP desaturase: protein MSLKNKRLEVMQFLEKDVDALMEKYLIPIDSIWQPTDFLPNSETTDDKFFEEVKEIRELAKELPYDFWVVLVGDMITEEALPTYESWLMDVEGVNQMDGKENGWSKWVRQWTAEENRHGDVLNKYLYLSGRVNMKEIEITTQHLIADGFDIGTDRDPYKNFVYTSFQELATYISHNRVAKIAKDVGNKRLSKMCKIISGDEMRHHHAYSDFVDRIFKVDPSQMMMAFHYMMKQKITMPAHFLRESGGKISSAFEEFSNTAQRIGVYTSTDYVDILQKLIDRWEIDKITGLNDEAEKARDYLMKLPARMYRLADRMKIPENSFQFKWVEPAIIK, encoded by the coding sequence ATGTCATTAAAAAATAAAAGGTTAGAAGTCATGCAGTTTTTGGAAAAAGACGTTGACGCCCTAATGGAAAAATATTTAATTCCTATTGATTCCATTTGGCAACCAACCGACTTTTTACCGAATTCTGAAACTACAGATGATAAGTTTTTCGAAGAAGTAAAAGAAATTCGTGAACTTGCCAAAGAACTCCCTTATGATTTTTGGGTGGTTTTAGTAGGTGATATGATTACCGAAGAAGCCTTACCAACTTACGAATCGTGGTTAATGGATGTTGAAGGCGTCAACCAAATGGACGGTAAAGAAAACGGTTGGTCAAAATGGGTACGCCAATGGACCGCCGAAGAAAACAGACACGGCGACGTTCTAAATAAATACCTTTATCTATCGGGCAGGGTAAATATGAAAGAAATTGAAATAACCACTCAGCATTTAATTGCCGATGGTTTTGATATTGGTACAGACCGCGACCCTTATAAAAACTTTGTATATACCAGTTTTCAAGAATTAGCAACTTACATTTCGCATAATCGCGTTGCAAAAATAGCAAAAGACGTGGGCAACAAACGTTTGTCTAAAATGTGTAAAATTATATCTGGTGATGAAATGCGCCATCACCATGCCTATTCAGATTTTGTAGATCGTATTTTTAAAGTAGATCCAAGCCAAATGATGATGGCTTTTCATTATATGATGAAACAAAAAATTACCATGCCTGCACATTTCTTAAGAGAATCTGGCGGTAAAATAAGTTCTGCTTTTGAAGAGTTTTCAAACACAGCACAGCGAATTGGAGTTTACACTTCTACCGATTATGTTGATATTCTTCAGAAATTAATAGACCGTTGGGAAATCGATAAAATTACTGGATTGAATGACGAAGCTGAAAAAGCTAGAGATTATTTAATGAAACTTCCTGCCAGAATGTACCGTTTAGCCGACCGCATGAAGATTCCTGAAAATTCTTTTCAATTTAAATGGGTGGAGCCAGCTATTATTAAATAG
- a CDS encoding HD domain-containing protein — MHTSEVIINKTIAFVKSTLAHAEGGHDWFHIERVYKNALLIAKTEKANDFIIALGALLHDIADSKFYNGDETVGPKKAQAFLSELKVDEAVITHVVNIIKHISFKGGNETQTFTSPELAIVQDADRLDAIGAIGIARCFNYGGFKNRALYNPDITPNLNMTKAEYKNSTAPTINHFYEKLLLLKDRMNTETGKKIALERHNYMLGFLEQFYKEWEGLK; from the coding sequence ATGCACACTTCCGAAGTTATCATTAATAAAACCATTGCCTTTGTAAAATCGACTTTAGCCCATGCCGAAGGTGGCCACGATTGGTTTCATATAGAACGGGTTTATAAAAACGCGTTGCTTATAGCCAAAACTGAAAAAGCAAACGATTTTATAATTGCTTTAGGCGCGTTACTTCATGATATTGCCGATAGTAAGTTTTATAACGGCGATGAAACTGTTGGCCCTAAAAAAGCACAAGCCTTTCTTTCGGAATTAAAGGTAGATGAGGCCGTAATTACTCATGTAGTAAATATCATCAAACATATTTCGTTTAAAGGTGGCAATGAAACGCAAACATTTACATCGCCCGAATTAGCCATTGTTCAGGATGCCGATAGATTGGATGCTATTGGCGCCATAGGTATTGCGAGATGCTTTAATTATGGCGGATTTAAAAATCGTGCACTTTACAATCCGGATATTACTCCTAATTTAAATATGACAAAAGCCGAATACAAAAACTCAACTGCACCAACTATAAATCATTTTTACGAAAAACTTTTGCTACTAAAAGATCGCATGAATACCGAAACAGGAAAAAAAATAGCCCTAGAACGCCATAATTATATGTTAGGCTTTTTAGAGCAATTCTACAAGGAGTGGGAAGGACTGAAATAA
- a CDS encoding AraC family transcriptional regulator gives MIAKKPTLKKLSPSFGSSILVKQHVEQVDKNGAFWHFHPELELIYINKGQGKTHIGTHLSYFNNSQLILIGSNLPHNGFTDRLTANGTETTIQFKSNFLGDDFLNVPEMANIAALFERAKKGIRFKVETKQKIGPKIEKLYEYKGLKRVIKFLEILRYLSKTDDYSLLNADGLAFEAEAQDSAKIGVIFKYVNKNFTHHIALDEIADKVSMTVPAFCRYFKKATGKTFTQIVNEYRVVHATKLLSEELEMSIADVCFECGFNNFSHFNKTFNDITGKSASNYRKEIKKMIS, from the coding sequence ATGATTGCTAAGAAACCCACATTAAAGAAGCTAAGTCCAAGTTTTGGTAGCTCGATCTTGGTTAAACAGCATGTAGAACAGGTAGATAAGAATGGCGCCTTCTGGCATTTCCATCCAGAATTAGAACTTATATATATAAATAAAGGACAAGGGAAGACTCATATTGGTACACACTTGTCCTATTTTAACAACAGTCAGTTAATATTAATAGGTTCTAATTTACCTCATAATGGTTTTACAGACCGTTTAACCGCTAATGGTACAGAAACGACTATACAGTTTAAATCTAATTTTTTAGGAGACGATTTTTTAAATGTTCCCGAAATGGCCAATATCGCGGCTTTATTTGAAAGGGCTAAAAAGGGTATTCGCTTTAAAGTAGAAACCAAGCAAAAAATAGGTCCGAAAATTGAAAAATTATATGAATATAAAGGCTTAAAGCGTGTTATTAAATTTTTGGAGATTCTACGTTATTTATCCAAAACCGACGATTATAGTTTATTGAATGCCGACGGTTTGGCTTTCGAAGCCGAAGCACAAGACAGTGCTAAAATTGGTGTGATTTTTAAATATGTGAATAAAAACTTTACGCACCATATAGCCTTAGATGAAATTGCAGACAAGGTTAGTATGACGGTTCCGGCCTTCTGTAGGTACTTTAAAAAGGCCACTGGTAAAACCTTTACACAAATTGTTAATGAATACCGTGTGGTACATGCGACCAAATTACTTTCTGAAGAGTTAGAAATGAGTATCGCCGATGTTTGTTTTGAGTGTGGATTTAATAACTTTTCGCACTTTAATAAAACTTTTAATGATATTACCGGTAAAAGTGCCTCAAATTATAGAAAGGAAATTAAAAAGATGATTAGTTAG
- the istB gene encoding IS21-like element helper ATPase IstB, producing the protein MNTNHTIEKLRKMRLTAIAELHHNHLSDNRIECLTPDQYLALLTDHQWEDLQNRKIKRLTTQAAFKQGATLTDINYLHNRSLDRNMFERLATLDFVQKKENLIITGSSGVGKSYIAQALGHQACMMNKRTLYTNTARLMKRLKLSKVDGTYLKELAKLLKVDLLILDDFGLQSFDNQDREALMDIIDERHDKKATIVASQIPVSAWYDIIGESTIADAILDRIVNSSHRINLTGESLRKGKLKEQY; encoded by the coding sequence ATGAATACAAATCACACCATCGAAAAACTCAGAAAAATGAGATTAACAGCTATAGCTGAACTCCATCACAACCACCTTAGTGATAACCGAATAGAGTGTCTTACGCCAGATCAATATCTAGCATTGCTTACCGATCACCAATGGGAAGACCTTCAGAATAGAAAGATAAAAAGGCTTACAACGCAAGCAGCCTTTAAGCAGGGAGCTACACTTACAGATATTAATTACCTGCACAACAGAAGCTTGGACAGAAATATGTTCGAGCGTTTGGCTACTCTAGATTTTGTACAAAAAAAGGAAAACTTGATTATCACAGGATCCTCTGGAGTGGGTAAAAGTTATATAGCTCAGGCATTGGGACATCAAGCTTGTATGATGAATAAAAGAACCCTATACACAAATACTGCTAGACTGATGAAACGATTAAAACTAAGTAAAGTAGATGGCACTTACCTTAAAGAACTTGCAAAACTATTAAAAGTAGATCTGCTTATCCTTGATGATTTTGGTTTACAGAGCTTCGACAATCAGGACAGAGAGGCGCTTATGGACATAATCGATGAAAGACATGATAAAAAAGCAACGATTGTAGCTTCACAAATACCTGTATCCGCTTGGTACGATATTATCGGCGAAAGCACTATCGCTGATGCGATACTAGATCGTATTGTAAATTCATCGCATAGGATAAACCTTACTGGAGAATCCTTGAGAAAAGGTAAGTTGAAAGAACAGTATTAA
- the istA gene encoding IS21 family transposase yields MANTLDPKDLKQIINLKQDGYSNRQIGATLGICRNTINSYIHLFKGSGYSFKELLKLDNHTLEKLFTSHTTINNKRYDELMFYFESINKARNHPGFTFLYHYTEYSQKVKDPYSYTQFMEHYHRKYAKIKGSMKLEHEAGKEIFVDFAGKKLQIVDKITGEILPVEVFVAMLPNSQYTYVEACMSQKREDFISCCENALHFYGGVPKAIVSDNLKSAVTRSSRYEAQVNRSFKDFARHYNCVVNPTRSYSPQDKALVENAVHLAYQRIYYPLREMTFFSLADLNKEIKLLLECYNNLLFQRKEASRLELFQSVEREYLKPLSSTRYEIKEYRRAKVQKIGYIYFSPDKTYYSVPYRYIGKETTLHYTKGMVEVYYNQQRIAIHQRSGSKGAYITNKDHLSSSHKQYSQWSPQYFKNKAAVHGSYVAACVERIIAALDYPETGYKRAMGVIQLHKSYGSQRLDNACKRAIQADAVSYNRITNILKNNLDQSSLFLQEETDRGSHIPKHANIRGASNYK; encoded by the coding sequence ATGGCCAACACACTTGATCCAAAGGACCTAAAACAAATTATCAACTTAAAACAAGATGGTTATAGTAACCGTCAAATTGGAGCCACACTTGGCATTTGCCGCAACACTATAAATAGCTATATACACCTATTTAAAGGTAGTGGTTATAGTTTTAAGGAGTTATTAAAGCTAGACAACCACACCCTAGAAAAGCTCTTTACATCTCATACAACCATAAATAACAAACGCTATGATGAATTGATGTTTTATTTTGAAAGTATTAATAAGGCTCGGAACCACCCAGGATTTACTTTTTTGTACCACTACACAGAATATAGTCAAAAGGTTAAAGACCCTTATAGTTACACTCAATTCATGGAGCATTACCATCGTAAATATGCCAAGATCAAGGGATCTATGAAACTTGAACACGAGGCAGGGAAAGAGATATTCGTGGACTTTGCTGGAAAAAAACTTCAGATAGTAGACAAAATCACAGGCGAGATACTTCCAGTAGAGGTCTTTGTTGCCATGCTCCCTAACAGTCAGTATACCTATGTTGAGGCTTGTATGAGCCAAAAGCGTGAAGATTTTATAAGTTGTTGCGAAAACGCCCTTCATTTCTACGGGGGAGTACCCAAGGCCATCGTATCAGACAATCTAAAATCAGCCGTTACCAGATCTAGTAGATACGAAGCTCAGGTTAACCGTAGTTTTAAAGACTTTGCCCGCCATTACAACTGCGTGGTCAATCCAACGCGTAGTTACTCCCCTCAAGATAAAGCGCTGGTGGAAAACGCGGTGCATCTAGCTTATCAACGGATTTATTATCCCCTTCGGGAAATGACCTTTTTTTCTTTAGCAGATCTAAACAAAGAGATAAAACTTCTGCTAGAGTGCTACAACAACCTATTATTCCAACGCAAAGAAGCTAGTCGTCTGGAGCTCTTCCAAAGCGTCGAACGAGAGTATCTAAAACCCTTAAGCAGTACACGCTACGAGATAAAAGAATATAGAAGAGCTAAGGTTCAGAAAATAGGCTATATCTATTTTTCACCAGATAAGACTTACTACAGCGTTCCATATCGTTACATTGGCAAGGAAACCACGCTACACTATACCAAAGGCATGGTAGAGGTGTATTATAATCAACAGCGCATAGCTATACACCAACGTAGCGGTTCCAAAGGCGCATACATAACCAACAAGGATCACCTTAGTAGTTCTCATAAACAATACAGCCAGTGGAGTCCGCAATACTTTAAGAACAAGGCAGCTGTCCATGGTAGTTATGTTGCAGCATGTGTCGAGCGGATTATTGCTGCGTTGGATTATCCTGAAACAGGGTATAAAAGAGCTATGGGCGTTATACAACTCCATAAGTCTTATGGCTCCCAAAGGTTAGATAATGCTTGCAAAAGAGCCATACAGGCTGATGCTGTAAGCTACAACAGGATAACCAACATACTGAAGAATAATCTAGATCAAAGCTCCTTATTCCTACAAGAAGAAACAGACCGAGGTTCTCATATCCCCAAGCATGCGAACATCCGTGGGGCATCCAATTATAAGTAA
- the cas2 gene encoding CRISPR-associated endonuclease Cas2, translating into MSQDRFNAYRIMWVLVFFDLPTETKVERKAASLFRKNLLKDGFDMFQFSIYLRNCPSRENANVHIKRVKKALPKHGKIGVLCITDKQFGNMELFHGKKPTDLPGVTQQLELF; encoded by the coding sequence ATGTCTCAAGACAGATTTAATGCGTATAGAATTATGTGGGTTTTGGTGTTTTTTGATTTACCAACCGAAACTAAAGTAGAGCGAAAAGCAGCTAGCTTGTTTCGGAAAAATCTATTAAAAGATGGTTTTGATATGTTTCAATTTTCCATATACCTCCGTAATTGCCCAAGCCGCGAAAATGCAAATGTGCATATTAAAAGAGTGAAAAAGGCTTTGCCTAAACACGGAAAAATAGGAGTTTTGTGTATTACCGATAAACAGTTTGGTAATATGGAGCTGTTTCACGGTAAAAAGCCTACCGATTTACCGGGTGTTACCCAGCAATTAGAATTATTTTAA